From a single Cytophagales bacterium WSM2-2 genomic region:
- the ytxJ gene encoding thioredoxin family protein, which translates to MTDKNWIPLTNEDQLQLIREESKNQPVLIFKYSTRCSISATALNRLERNWNQAETPIKRYYLDLLAFRAISNKIAQSFDVEHQSPQVLVVKDAKPVLVQSHLGIDYSEIKKVVLTS; encoded by the coding sequence ATGACTGACAAGAACTGGATTCCGCTGACGAACGAAGACCAACTTCAACTTATCCGTGAAGAATCTAAAAACCAACCGGTACTTATTTTTAAGTATAGTACCCGATGCTCAATCAGTGCCACTGCATTAAACCGGCTTGAAAGAAACTGGAATCAGGCAGAAACCCCGATCAAAAGATACTATCTTGATCTTCTCGCTTTCCGTGCGATTTCAAATAAAATCGCTCAATCCTTTGATGTAGAACATCAATCACCACAAGTGCTTGTGGTGAAAGACGCCAAGCCTGTGCTTGTGCAGTCTCACCTCGGCATTGATTACAGTGAAATAAAGAAAGTGGTGCTTACCAGTTGA
- the osmC gene encoding stress-induced protein OsmC: protein MDTVMATVEYVGDLRTKGVHLKSGNTYTTDAPTDNQGKGEAFSPTDLVSAALSSCMMTIMGQVALREGVDMKGLKTEIVKIMASNPRKIAEIKVTFSHAGLQATEVQKQKLMNAARTCPVALSLADSVKQTVTFNW, encoded by the coding sequence ATGGATACTGTGATGGCTACCGTAGAATACGTTGGAGATTTGCGTACAAAAGGCGTTCATTTGAAATCGGGCAATACCTATACCACCGATGCCCCCACCGATAATCAGGGCAAGGGAGAGGCTTTTAGTCCCACGGATCTGGTCAGTGCTGCCTTAAGCAGTTGCATGATGACCATTATGGGACAAGTAGCCCTTCGCGAAGGCGTTGATATGAAAGGACTGAAAACGGAGATCGTAAAAATAATGGCCTCCAACCCTCGAAAGATCGCTGAGATAAAAGTCACCTTTAGTCACGCTGGTTTGCAGGCTACGGAAGTACAGAAGCAAAAATTGATGAATGCTGCACGCACATGTCCTGTAGCGCTGAGCCTGGCGGACAGTGTCAAGCAAACCGTGACCTTCAACTGGTAA